The Aedes aegypti strain LVP_AGWG chromosome 3, AaegL5.0 Primary Assembly, whole genome shotgun sequence genome contains a region encoding:
- the LOC110678092 gene encoding uncharacterized protein LOC110678092 encodes MGGNKSAVCWHALALLLLLMGTKNAETVSAAEYTIKLESSGSVVLGGTMEFRATLLTDGKELEDKYKVTWTDNMNPPNTNGGESTKPYFNWTISYGNNHNAGNYRATISVKRYIYFVYYEVAEKSIGFNLTSLLNGQLQLTQNRSVVDTDYISSATPLNQTIVLTESDQRVLEKATYTRTYWFINCQYIGTSDEFTKLDNYTSENQNYTIEALVVASFEKVFLA; translated from the exons atgggaggAAATAAATCAGCCGTTTGCTGGCATGCATTGGCCCTGCTGCTTTTGCTGATGGGCACTAAAAACG CGGAAACAGTTTCGGCGGCGGAGTACACCATCAAGCTGGAATCGTCCGGATCGGTGGTGCTGGGCGGAACGATGGAATTCCGTGCCACGCTGCTGACCGATGGGAAGGAGCTGGAGGATAAGTACAAGGTCACCTGGACGGATAACATGAACCCGCCGAATACGAATGGG GGTGAAAGTACTAAACCATATTTCAACTGGACGATATCCTACGGGAACAACCACAACGCCGGTAACTACAGGGCAACGATTTCCGTTAAACGATACATCTACTTTGTCTACTACGAGGTTGCCGAAAAGTCGATTGGATTCAACCTAACCA GCCTTCTTAACGGTCAGCTGCAATTGACTCAGAACCGGAGCGTTGTCGACACGGACTACATATCGAGTGCAACCCCTCTGAATCAGACAATCGTGCTTACCGAAAGCGATCAACGTGTCCTGGAGAAGGCCACCTACACCCGGACCTATTGGTTCATCAACTGCCAGTACATCGGCACGTCGGACGAGTTCACCAAGCTAGATAACTACACATCGGAAAACCAGAACTACACCATCGAGGCGTTGGTGGTGGCATCCTTTGAAAAGGTATTTCTCGCATAA
- the LOC5578012 gene encoding uncharacterized protein LOC5578012 has protein sequence MTDMRSIIIDGERIPDHLLQQDDSDDHGHVHDGSSVVSRIVKKADPSFNIEDSRQPFVCGNSSMIPPDPKKTYGHFVRKVTVQNPISKMNVSGPQWVQQGAPANLTFQCSGTPPFSFCYNVIYGQYNITQNETCRNSWQISEDSCKFRYTSWVFHKEQQSLIIFMKNRISEQIVQVGLQIYENQPKSQLSVIVVPIGFCLLAVILVVFGVAYYIQNRERFIVEVADFNFGDTSSLDDDMEYKTFRQRLVDSLRNTIQLPRFRLGSSGASHDGDDMSPSAVGESSLRYGAMT, from the exons ATGACCGATATGCGAA GTATCATCATCGACGGCGAGCGGATACCGGATCATCTTCTGCAGCAGGACGATTCGGATGACCACGGCCACGTACACGACGGATCATCGGTGGTAAGTCGCATCGTTAAAAAGGCCGATCCCAGCTTCAACATCGAAGACTCCCGGCAGCCGTTCGTTTGCGGTAACAGCTCGATGATCCCACCGGATCCGAAGAAAACCTACGGGCATTTCGTGCGGAAGGTCACCGTGCAGA ATCCGATCAGTAAAATGAACGTTTCCGGACCGCAGTGGGTTCAGCAGGGTGCACCGGCCAACCTAACGTTCCAGTGCTCGGGCACACCACCGTTCAGCTTCTGCTACAATGTAATTTACG GGCAATACAACATCACACAGAACGAGACTTGCCGAAACAGTTGGCAGATAAGCGAAGATAGCTGCAAGTTCCGGTACACCTCGTGGGTCTTCCATAAGGAGCAGCAGTCGCTGATTATCTTCATGAAGAATAGGATCTCCGAACAGATCGTTCAGGTCGGGCTACAGATCTACGAAA ATCAACCGAAATCGCAGCTGTCGGTCATCGTGGTCCCGATCGGGTTCTGCCTGCTGGCGGTGATCCTGGTGGTGTTCGGAGTGGCCTACTACATCCAGAACCGGGAACGGTTCATCGTGGAGGTGGCCGATTTCAACTTTGGCGACACCAGCTCCCTGGACGACGACATGGAGTACAAAACGTTCCGGCAGCGGCTGGTGGACAGCTTGCGTAACACGATCCAGTTGCCTCGGTTCCGGCTGGGGTCCAGCGGGGCCAGCCACGATGGCGATGACATGTCGCCGTCGGCCGTTGGCGAGAGTTCCCTGCGGTACGGCGCCATGACCTAG